The following coding sequences lie in one Haematobia irritans isolate KBUSLIRL chromosome 3, ASM5000362v1, whole genome shotgun sequence genomic window:
- the LOC142230364 gene encoding uncharacterized protein LOC142230364 codes for MLYFYQFVILSLIAITNGDYTNGDLYCVKCQTRQHTDCTKTQLSVLYNQKCPEGFGFCTIIRDENDVVIKGCSNGTACDKYKAIEESECCSCEEDFCNETFDKCNDQIELKFRHKMEAVLIVLSLLFCI; via the exons ATGTTATACTTTTATCAATTCGTGATATTGAGCCTTATAGCTATCACAAACGGAGATTATACAAACGGAG ATCTCTACTGTGTGAAGTGTCAAACACGTCAGCATACAGATTGTACAAAAACGCAATTGTCAGTCTTGTACAATCAGAAATGCCCGGAAGGTTTTGGTTTTTGTACTATCATACGGGACGAAAATGATGTCGTTATAAAAGGATGCAGCAATGGGACGGCATGTGATAAGTACAAAGCAATTGAGGAGAGTGAATGTTGTAGCTGTGAAGAAGATTTCTGTAATGAAACCTTTGATAAGTGCAATGACcaaatcgaattaaaatttcgccATAAAATGGAGGCTGTCCTAATTGTGCTATCACTTCTCTTTTGTATTTAG